GCCTGTAACTTTAGGTAAATTAACTTTTTACAAAAGTCAAAGAAGATACTAAGGAGTCAGTGGTGTCAAAAATACCTGATAAAGATAAGTTTTGCTGATTCCTTGCCCCCTTCCTTTGATAGGAAGGAAAAACTCCGAATGGAATATTCTTTCCTTGCTATCTCTGGCAACCCTCACTTCTGTAAGAGTCTCTGATGGCAATTAACTTGTGGTCAAATTGTAGTTATACATTTTTTTGACTTCAAACACCTCACACCCTACACATAAAGACTACCGTCGTAGTGATTTTAGAGCAATTTTTCATGATTGGCTCCAGTATTCGTAAATTTCCAGATCAGTACCGAGTAGCGAGTAAATTAAATTAATTTAGTAGTTGTCCAAATTCAAGGAAAATCTATGACACCGCAAAAACCCACCATCCTGGTGACAGGGGGAGCAGGTTACATTGGTTCCCATACGGTGCTTGCCCTCAAACAAGCGGGTTATGAGGTGGTAATTCTCGATAACTTAGTTTACGGACATCGAGATATCGTTGAGGATGTCTTAAAGGTGGAATTGGTAGTAGGAGATACCAACGATCGCCCTCTGTTGGATAAATTATTTGCTACCCGTGACATTGCGGCTGTGATGCATTTTTCTGCCTATGCTTATGTGGGTGAATCGGTAACCGAACCTGCTAAGTACTACCGCAATAATGTCATCGGTACTCTAACTCTGTTAGAAGCGATGTTGGCTGCAAATATTAAAAAATTCGTCTTTTCCTCTACCTGTGCTACCTATGGAGTTCCGGAAGTGGTGCCGATTCCTGAAAATCACTCCCAAAACCCCATTAATCCCTACGGTGCCACCAAGTTAATGGTAGAGCGCATTCTCTCGGATTTTTCCACTGCCTATGATTTTCGTTCTGTGCGCTTCCGTTATTTTAATGCTGCGGGGGCTGATCCCAACGGTTTGCTGGGAGAAGATCATCAACCGGAAACTCACCTGATTCCCTTGGTATTAATGGCAGCTTTGGGTAAACGAGACTCTATTTCTGTGTTTGGTACAGATTATCCAACTGCCGATGGTACTTGTATTCGTGACTACATCCATGTCAGTGATTTAGCTATGGCGCACGTTTTGGGGTTGGAATATTTACTCCAAGGGGGAGAAAGTGAGGTATTTAATTTAGGTAATGGTAGTGGTTTTTCTGTGAAGGAAGTAATTGAAGCAGCAGAGTCTGTGACAGGGAAGAAAATTCCGGTTGTGGAGTGCGATCGCCGTGCAGGTGATCCCCCAGCGTTAATTGGTAGCGGTGAGAAAGCGAGAAAAATTCTGGGTTGGCAACCACAGTATCCAGGGTTACAAGATATTGTCACCCATGCTTGGCAGTGGCATCAAAAACGACACCAGTAAGAGGGAGAAAGGTTTTCTCGCAAGTTTAGCGACTATCTATATCTCCTTGATCAGTCTGTTTTCGTCGTAAAGCCACAAAAAT
The Calothrix sp. 336/3 DNA segment above includes these coding regions:
- the galE gene encoding UDP-glucose 4-epimerase GalE; its protein translation is MTPQKPTILVTGGAGYIGSHTVLALKQAGYEVVILDNLVYGHRDIVEDVLKVELVVGDTNDRPLLDKLFATRDIAAVMHFSAYAYVGESVTEPAKYYRNNVIGTLTLLEAMLAANIKKFVFSSTCATYGVPEVVPIPENHSQNPINPYGATKLMVERILSDFSTAYDFRSVRFRYFNAAGADPNGLLGEDHQPETHLIPLVLMAALGKRDSISVFGTDYPTADGTCIRDYIHVSDLAMAHVLGLEYLLQGGESEVFNLGNGSGFSVKEVIEAAESVTGKKIPVVECDRRAGDPPALIGSGEKARKILGWQPQYPGLQDIVTHAWQWHQKRHQ